Below is a window of Tsuneonella deserti DNA.
ACAAGGTCCAGTGGATCGATTTCGGGACCGGGAACGATCCGTACAAGCGCGATTGGATGGAGATCGACCGGCCCCGCTATCGGATCGATTGCCTCGATCCGGCGCAACCTCGCGCATGGCCGGCGCTCGCCAAGCGCGCGCTTGCGCCGTTCCTGCCCGCCCGCTAGGTGGCGGCGCGCCTTTTCGCGTCAGGTATTCCAAGATGGTTGATCATCACCACATCGCAGCAAGCCGCGGCGAAATCGACACGCAGCTTCGCGGCATTCTCGCAGATGTACTGGGCCTCGAGCCTGGGCGTGTCGCAGAGTTCGTCAACGAGACCGGCTTGTTCGGCCAATTGCCTGAACTCGATTCCATGGCAGTAGCGGGCCTTCTCACCGAGATGGAAGACCGGCTCGGCATCATCATCGAGGACGACGATGTCGATGGCGAA
It encodes the following:
- a CDS encoding acyl carrier protein, whose protein sequence is MVDHHHIAASRGEIDTQLRGILADVLGLEPGRVAEFVNETGLFGQLPELDSMAVAGLLTEMEDRLGIIIEDDDVDGEMLETYGGLLAFAEAKAASA